Within Nosocomiicoccus ampullae, the genomic segment CACCGTGATTTCTATAACTAAATAAATATAATTTTAATGATTTACTTTCAACCATTTTAATATCTGGTATATAACTAATATAAATTGTTGCGAAATCTGGTTGATTTGTCATCGGACATAGTGTTGTAAATTCTGGACAGTTAAACTTCACCATATAATCCATTTCTCTATGGCTATTATCAAATGTTTCTAACACACTTGTATCGTAAGTAGTTGGATATTGTACGTTTTGATTACCCAGTAATGTTAAATCATTCATCGTTTCGTCTTTCATTATGATTCTCCTTTAAATATAGTCTTATTAATTATATAAGATAAAAATAAAAAATAGAACCACCTCAGTGGTTCTATTCATTTACTATTGCATGTTTTCAACAAGTAAGTCGCCGAATTCAGAAGTTTTAACTTCCGACGCGTTATCCATTAATCTCGCGAAGTCGTATGTGACTGTTTTATTAGCGATAGTTGTTTCCATCGATTTATTAATTAAGTCCGCTGCTTCTTGCCAACCAAGGTGCTCTAACATAAGTACTGCAGATAAAATAACTGATGACGGGTTTACAACGTCTAAACCAGCGTATTTTGGTGCAGTACCATGTGTTGCTTCAAAGATCGCATGTCCTGTGTTGTAGTTGATATTTGCACCTGGTGCTATACCTACTCCACCGACTTGTGCTGCAAGTGCATCAGAAATGTAGTCTCCGTTTAGGTTCATCGTAGCTACAACTGTATGGTCTAGTGGATTTAAAAGAATTTGTTGTAAGAAAATATCTGCGATAGAGTCTTTAACGATAATCTTACCTGCTTTTTCAGCTTCTTCTTGAGCTTTGTTCGCAGCTTCTTTACCTTCTTTTTCTACGATTCTATCGTATTCACCCCAAGTAAATACTTTATCGCCATATTCTCTTTCAGCTAGTTCATAGCCCCATTTTTTGAATCCACCTTCAGTGAACTTCATGATGTTACCTTTATGAACGAGTGTAACTGTTGGTTTATTGTGCTCGATCGCATAGTCAATCGCCGCTTTAATTAAACGTTCAGATCCTTCTTTAGAAACTGGTTTTACACCGATTGCTGATGATTCTGGGAAGCGAATATTTTGTACACCCATCTCATCTTGTAAGAAGTTAATAATTTTTTTAACTTCATCACTGCCTGATTCGAATTCGATACCTGCGTAAATATCTTCAGTGTTTTCACGGAAGATTGCCATATCAACTTCCTCAGGATTTTTAACCGGTGACGGCACACCGCTATAGTGTCTAACCGGACGTAAGCATACGTATAAATCAAGTTGTTGTCTTAATGCAACGTTTAATGAACGAATACCTCCACCGATTGGTGTTGTTAGTGGTCCTTTAATTGCGATTAAGTACTCGTTAATTTTATCGAGCGTGTCTTGTGGTAACCATTCGCCTGTTTTATCGTATGCTTTTTGACCAGCAAAAACTTCAAGCCATTCAATTTTCTTTTCACCGTTATATGCTTTTTCTACAGCACTATCGATGACTTTTTTAGCTGCTGGCCAGATGTCTTGACCAATTCCATCTCCTTCGATAAATGGAATGACTGGGTGGTTAGGTACGTTTAGTACACCATTTTCTAAAGTAATTTTTTCTGCCATGAATGATTCTCCTTACTTTCTATTTTCGATTGGTTCATATTTTCTATTAGTATAACCAGCGTATTCTGCACGTGGACGGATGAGTCGGTTATTTTCGTATTGCTCTAACATATGCGCAATCCAGCCCGATGCACGGCTCACTGCGAAGATCGGTGTAAATAAGTCGTGTGGAATACCCATAGAATGATACACAGACGCACTGAAGAAGTCTACGTTTGGAAGTAAACCTTTTTCTTTTTCTACTAATTCAGCAATACGAACTGACATTTCGTAAAGTTCTGGTTGACCATTTTCTTCAGTTAATTTACGTGACATATCTTTAAGGTATTTTGCACGAGGGTCCCCTTCTTTATATACGCGGTGACCGATCCCCATAATTTTTTCTTTGTTTTCAATTTTTCGATTAATATATTCATCAACATTATCTAAACTTCCAATTTCAGATAACATATTCATTACTTGTTCATTCGCTCCACCGTGTAATGGTCCTTTTAAAGCACCG encodes:
- the queF gene encoding preQ(1) synthase is translated as MKDETMNDLTLLGNQNVQYPTTYDTSVLETFDNSHREMDYMVKFNCPEFTTLCPMTNQPDFATIYISYIPDIKMVESKSLKLYLFSYRNHGGFHESAVNMIMKDLIELMDPKYIEVWGKFTPRGGISIDPYANYGKPGTKFEKMAEKRLFEHDMYPEKIDNR
- the icd gene encoding NADP-dependent isocitrate dehydrogenase, which produces MAEKITLENGVLNVPNHPVIPFIEGDGIGQDIWPAAKKVIDSAVEKAYNGEKKIEWLEVFAGQKAYDKTGEWLPQDTLDKINEYLIAIKGPLTTPIGGGIRSLNVALRQQLDLYVCLRPVRHYSGVPSPVKNPEEVDMAIFRENTEDIYAGIEFESGSDEVKKIINFLQDEMGVQNIRFPESSAIGVKPVSKEGSERLIKAAIDYAIEHNKPTVTLVHKGNIMKFTEGGFKKWGYELAEREYGDKVFTWGEYDRIVEKEGKEAANKAQEEAEKAGKIIVKDSIADIFLQQILLNPLDHTVVATMNLNGDYISDALAAQVGGVGIAPGANINYNTGHAIFEATHGTAPKYAGLDVVNPSSVILSAVLMLEHLGWQEAADLINKSMETTIANKTVTYDFARLMDNASEVKTSEFGDLLVENMQ